A section of the Candidatus Omnitrophota bacterium genome encodes:
- a CDS encoding long-chain fatty acid--CoA ligase, with protein MQNLIELLKETAQKYPKNKAVIYKNKAIRYRQLVSEVVRLGLRLSRLNIRRGDRVGILLGNCSDFVISYFAILNREATVVPLNHFLKPEELKRILEDCNLRFLITNSKFSKTVEFLRREASSLEDVLFVDADITQILSFLKMPLKNFGFAGLKSIAKRPDVAVILYTSGTTGQPKGAMLTHGNLLFDVFACAEAIEVKQSDNFICMLPLFHSFPSTVCMLLPLAKGGTMTILEGVRPFSKVIEAILRHRVTAFVSVPAVYNVLVHMRILKILTLPFISPLRLCISGAAALPADTLNKFQEKFRVPLLEGYGLTETSPVVSLNSLRGVRVSGSIGKPLEGVEVKIIDEQGRPVSIGEVGELVVKGGNVMKGYFNRQEETEEALRDGWLHTGDLAKIDDKGFIYIVDRKKDMINVRGLKVYPREVEEIFFRHPAVKEVAVVGLKDEHHGEIPKAFLVLKERRKVTEQEFLRYLRKNIASYKVPRSIEFRDSLPKTSSGKVSKRELIEEFT; from the coding sequence ATGCAGAATCTAATAGAATTACTTAAAGAAACTGCCCAAAAATACCCCAAAAACAAAGCAGTCATCTATAAGAATAAGGCTATTCGCTACCGCCAGCTAGTAAGCGAGGTTGTTCGCTTAGGTCTTAGATTATCGCGTTTAAACATTCGCAGGGGAGACAGGGTAGGCATCTTATTGGGCAATTGCAGCGATTTTGTTATTTCTTATTTTGCCATTCTTAACCGGGAAGCAACGGTTGTGCCTCTGAATCATTTTTTAAAACCAGAGGAATTAAAGAGGATACTTGAGGATTGCAATTTAAGGTTTTTAATCACAAACAGCAAGTTTTCAAAAACAGTCGAATTTTTAAGAAGAGAGGCTTCTAGTCTGGAAGACGTCTTATTTGTTGATGCGGATATAACGCAAATCCTTTCCTTTTTAAAGATGCCCTTAAAGAATTTCGGTTTCGCCGGGCTTAAAAGCATTGCCAAAAGACCTGACGTTGCTGTTATTCTTTATACCTCAGGTACAACTGGCCAGCCTAAGGGAGCAATGCTTACACATGGAAATCTACTTTTTGATGTGTTTGCCTGTGCTGAGGCGATTGAAGTAAAACAAAGCGATAATTTTATTTGCATGCTGCCTCTTTTTCATTCTTTTCCTTCAACTGTATGCATGTTACTTCCTCTTGCTAAAGGGGGGACAATGACAATCTTAGAAGGGGTTAGGCCTTTTTCAAAAGTAATAGAGGCTATACTCAGGCATAGGGTAACGGCATTCGTTTCTGTGCCTGCTGTTTATAATGTTTTAGTGCATATGCGGATATTAAAGATTTTGACCTTGCCGTTTATTAGTCCTTTGCGGCTTTGTATTTCCGGGGCTGCTGCTTTACCGGCTGATACATTGAATAAGTTCCAGGAGAAATTCCGCGTTCCGCTCTTGGAAGGGTATGGTTTAACAGAGACCTCACCTGTAGTCTCCTTGAATTCTTTAAGAGGTGTGAGGGTTTCAGGTTCTATTGGTAAGCCTTTAGAAGGCGTAGAGGTAAAAATCATAGATGAACAAGGAAGGCCAGTATCAATAGGAGAAGTGGGCGAGTTAGTCGTAAAAGGCGGCAATGTTATGAAGGGATATTTTAACCGCCAGGAGGAAACAGAAGAGGCCCTAAGAGATGGTTGGCTTCATACAGGGGATCTGGCTAAAATCGATGACAAGGGTTTTATATATATTGTGGATAGAAAGAAAGACATGATTAATGTTCGGGGCTTAAAGGTTTATCCCAGAGAAGTGGAGGAGATTTTCTTCAGGCATCCGGCTGTTAAAGAGGTAGCTGTTGTTGGATTAAAGGATGAGCATCATGGGGAAATACCCAAGGCATTTCTGGTATTGAAAGAAAGGCGCAAGGTAACCGAGCAGGAGTTTTTACGTTATCTGCGCAAGAATATAGCAAGCTATAAAGTGCCCCGAAGCATTGAATTTAGAGATTCGCTTCCTAAGACCTCAAGTGGTAAGGTTTCTAAGCGGGAGTTGATTGAAGAGTTCACTTGA
- the lysS gene encoding lysine--tRNA ligase, translating into MMEETTQGKERRNKIKLLEEKGIAPFGAKFKRTSEIADCLKDLTKLKNVNLAGRIIAKRLHGKANFMDIKDSSGKIQLYIREDSLDEMSFWLFSQVLDIGDFIGVKGEPFKTRTGEPTIKVESITLLTKTLNPLPEKWHGLKDVETRFRQRYLDLLSNDKVKDIFLKRSKIIAKTREFFDSRGFLDVETPMMQPVAGGATGRPFKTHHNALDLDLYLRIAPELYLKRLIVAGLDKVYEINRNFRNEGISTRHSPEFTMLEVYTAYADYEDMIVLCEELISHLVEEISGTTYISYQGKKIDLKRPWKRLSFAKLMKENYDINPDDPLKQWIEKLKKKGKDLPQLEGAAVNKLSRSQILNLITDIFEPASIDKPVFLTDWFAETCPLAKRQADNPLLVERFELFIGGLEIANAYSELNDPIEQERRFQEELKQDEKGSTRRLDEDYITALSYGMPPCGGLGIGMDRLIMLLSDSASIREVILFPLLKPLE; encoded by the coding sequence ATGATGGAAGAAACTACCCAAGGCAAAGAAAGAAGGAATAAGATTAAGTTATTAGAAGAGAAGGGGATAGCTCCTTTTGGGGCTAAATTTAAGCGTACATCTGAAATCGCTGATTGCTTAAAGGATCTCACAAAGCTTAAGAACGTGAATCTGGCCGGAAGAATTATTGCCAAGCGTTTACACGGCAAGGCTAATTTCATGGATATCAAGGATTCAAGCGGAAAAATACAGCTTTATATAAGAGAGGATTCTCTAGATGAGATGAGTTTCTGGCTTTTCTCGCAAGTTCTTGATATAGGCGATTTTATTGGAGTAAAGGGAGAGCCTTTTAAGACAAGAACAGGAGAGCCAACAATAAAGGTCGAAAGCATTACTCTTTTAACCAAGACCTTAAATCCCTTGCCGGAAAAATGGCACGGCCTAAAGGATGTTGAGACTCGCTTTCGCCAAAGATATCTAGATTTGCTATCTAATGATAAGGTGAAAGATATATTCTTGAAGCGTTCTAAAATAATTGCAAAGACAAGAGAGTTTTTCGACTCGCGAGGTTTCCTGGATGTTGAAACGCCAATGATGCAGCCTGTTGCCGGAGGCGCAACAGGAAGGCCATTTAAGACACATCATAATGCCCTGGATTTAGATTTATATTTACGTATTGCTCCTGAGTTATATTTAAAACGGCTTATTGTCGCTGGATTAGATAAGGTCTATGAGATTAACAGAAACTTCCGCAATGAAGGAATATCAACGCGGCATTCTCCTGAATTTACCATGCTTGAGGTCTATACAGCTTATGCAGATTATGAGGATATGATCGTTTTATGCGAAGAGCTGATAAGTCATTTAGTAGAGGAAATCTCAGGTACTACCTATATTAGCTATCAGGGCAAAAAAATAGATTTAAAGCGGCCCTGGAAGAGACTGTCGTTTGCAAAGCTGATGAAAGAAAATTACGATATCAATCCTGATGATCCTCTCAAACAGTGGATTGAGAAGTTAAAGAAGAAGGGCAAAGATTTACCACAGCTAGAGGGGGCTGCAGTGAATAAACTAAGTCGTTCTCAGATTCTGAATCTGATTACTGATATCTTTGAGCCGGCATCTATTGATAAACCTGTTTTTTTGACAGATTGGTTTGCTGAAACTTGTCCCTTGGCAAAGAGACAGGCGGATAATCCCCTGCTTGTGGAGCGCTTTGAGTTATTTATTGGAGGATTGGAAATTGCAAATGCCTACTCTGAGTTGAATGACCCCATAGAGCAGGAGAGGCGTTTCCAAGAAGAGTTAAAGCAGGATGAAAAAGGCTCGACGCGTCGGCTTGATGAAGATTATATCACGGCCTTATCATACGGTATGCCTCCTTGTGGCGGGTTAGGCATAGGCATGGATAGGCTGATAATGCTTTTATCTGATTCTGCATCCATCAGGGAAGTAATACTATTTCCGCTTTTGAAGCCACTTGAGTAA
- a CDS encoding ABC transporter permease encodes MKTYLWIALKYFLNSNRKRFFSVMTLVSVLGVAIGVMTLIVVLGVMSGFDKDLKSKILGLNYNITIDSNIGISAADSVFEKIDSLDEVSGYSPFVSGQVLLATYDRFRGVHIRGIDLVKEAGLNNIASYIKVNPPRIQEGELLVGEELLKGMDLALGDEVVVLSPITNKRYPFRIGGIFKSGYYDYDLNLVFANIKDTQELLLMDGFYSGIGINSQDIHKTSALKEKFKDILGPAYSVRTWIELNRNFFAALKLEKITMFIILTLIVLVAAFNIISTLNVFVTDKTKDIGILKSIGLSSKGINRIFMLVGIFVGSLGIVSGLGLGVGLCMLLSKYQFIRLPQDIYYIQYLPVYLKLTEVATIVLAAFLICLVSTLYPARRAASLEPVEALRYE; translated from the coding sequence ATGAAGACATATCTTTGGATTGCATTAAAGTATTTCCTAAACAGTAATCGCAAGAGGTTTTTCTCGGTTATGACCCTAGTGTCTGTTTTAGGAGTAGCTATCGGAGTGATGACGCTTATTGTAGTTTTAGGGGTGATGTCTGGTTTTGATAAGGATTTAAAATCCAAGATTTTAGGCCTTAATTATAATATTACGATTGATAGCAATATAGGAATTTCAGCGGCTGATTCTGTCTTTGAAAAGATCGACTCCCTGGATGAGGTTTCAGGTTATAGTCCATTCGTAAGCGGACAGGTGCTTTTGGCAACTTACGATCGTTTTAGAGGTGTTCATATTCGGGGTATAGATCTTGTAAAAGAGGCAGGTTTGAATAATATAGCTTCCTATATCAAGGTTAATCCACCTCGAATTCAAGAAGGCGAATTATTGGTTGGTGAGGAGCTCTTAAAGGGAATGGATTTAGCTCTGGGTGATGAGGTGGTAGTCCTTTCTCCCATCACAAATAAGCGCTATCCTTTTAGAATCGGCGGAATCTTTAAAAGTGGTTATTATGATTATGATTTGAATTTAGTTTTTGCAAATATTAAGGACACCCAAGAGTTATTGTTAATGGATGGTTTTTATTCAGGCATAGGGATTAATTCCCAAGATATTCATAAAACGTCTGCCTTGAAAGAAAAATTTAAAGATATCCTAGGCCCAGCTTACAGTGTGCGCACCTGGATTGAGCTAAATCGTAATTTTTTTGCAGCTTTAAAGCTTGAGAAGATTACAATGTTTATAATCTTAACCCTTATTGTTCTCGTGGCTGCCTTTAATATTATTTCTACCTTGAACGTCTTTGTGACTGATAAGACAAAGGATATTGGTATTTTAAAATCTATCGGCTTAAGCTCTAAAGGCATAAATAGGATTTTTATGCTCGTGGGGATCTTTGTTGGATCTCTGGGCATAGTTAGCGGCCTTGGCCTAGGTGTTGGTCTGTGTATGTTATTGTCAAAATACCAATTTATTAGATTGCCGCAGGATATCTATTATATTCAATATCTACCTGTGTATCTAAAATTGACAGAGGTTGCTACAATTGTCTTGGCAGCGTTTCTCATTTGTCTTGTCTCAACTCTATATCCGGCACGCAGAGCTGCCTCACTTGAACCTGTGGAGGCCTTACGTTACGAATGA